The Toxoplasma gondii ME49 chromosome XI, whole genome shotgun sequence region AACAGAAGAACGCGTGAGTGACAGACCCGAGGCGTTTCTTTGTACATTTTCACATGCACCTGCACGAACGCATCTGGCTGTGCTGATCTGTCTCGAGAATGCccagcagaagaggaaacgaaccAGGTTTATGTTTGCCGATTCGGCGACTCCATCGCCCGCGAAAGTTGTATTTCCATTTGTAGCGATAGTCGCGCGTCAGAGGTTTGTGGCGTTCGAGAAGAAAATCTTGAGTAGGCGACGCACAGCTGCTGACGACCTGGAAGTGAAGACGCAAGTGACAGCAGACGCAGATGCTGCAtatgcagagagacggaccACAGCCTCAACAAGTCTCTCTCActcacacacacgcacaaaCATCCCAAAAGTTCTCAAGTTCTGGCTGCCGATAAACGTCTCGCTCATTCGCCGCCACCAAACGGATCTGGTCCGTGCCGCGTACTCTTGACACTAGCGTCTACTAGGGGctgcttttttttcgtcgctgGACGTGATACGGAGGTACAAGATGCACaacagacaaagaaagaaagagataAACGGATGTAAAGAGACAAAGATGGACAGGACATAGACAGAGACTCCCAGTCACAGAAATGGAAGCAAAGAGACTgactgagagagacagctgcagagacagaaaacgaaacagagataCTCAGACAGCGACACACCGAAACGGAGACCCTGAGATTCAGGGAGAAACCGAGTCGTGATATTCCTTGATCGACTTGGATTTTCTTGTTTAAAACTCGAGAAGCCTGCGGGTACCTTGAGAGAGATGATTCGCGGCGAGTAGAGAGGAATGCGTTGCTCGACGCCAATTCCCTCATAGGAGTTTCGCAGCACGAAGGAAGAGTTCAGGCGCTTCTTTCTGACCTCCACGCAGTAGCCTGCAAAAACCATACAGTCGAGCTGGGAACCGGTGCAGAAACGAGCGACAGATGAAtctttcttccgcttcctctgccgccgtggaaacacatgcatgttttcctgcatgcatggagaCGTCTGAGAGGCGGCCTAGCTCAACGCTTACCCTGGAAAGTCGCAAACGTTTgctgagagcgagagagctcATACTTCACTTCCATCAAGTCTCCCGGGCCGAAGAGAGGAACCTGCGCGGACAGACGCCCACACACCTTTGGCTGTTAGAGTTTCTACTGTATTGATACGCAAACCTAGAGCGAAAACCGGAGAGCGAACAAGAGgcaaaacaagagagagaaaagagagagaatacGAGGCAGAGCATGTGAAGGAACCAGTGTGAAGGATAGCATCTTACTGTAAGGTAGTCGTAcaaacacatacacacaagtGTATCAGACTACGGCATGTTATTCTACTGGACTCACATTCacacctgtctctctgtctatcgacataTGTTTATCtatctctccctttctccctctctctgtgtacaCATACAGTAtactgcatgcaaaagatGCGCGTGCGTGGCTGCGGAGGGGCGGGATTCGTTGATGGACTGACCTGGAAGTTTCGCTGTTTGTCTAATCTCTCAATTTCAATCTGCTGCAGATGACGCATCGTCTGCCTGCATGTCCGAGCGACAAGCGGCTGCATCTTCGCCGCAGGGGTATCGGCAATGGGCTCTCCGGCCCAAATTCCGAATTTGTTGAGCGTCGCGGCGTCACGTTCCTCCTTtttcaggtgtctgtacagccgaaggcgctcctcctcctccatGAGCTTGGCGAGGTGCGAAGGCGCTCGCGGGAGGCATTGAGGCGGCTGGAGCAGCGAAGCCTTTCCGGACGGTTGCAGGCAGCTTTCCACGAAGGCCCCCCGacgttcgtcttcttccttctgcagaggcggcggccAGAAGCGGGTCGTTTCGCGGTTGTcgacagagaacagacgattcggcagagaggaaggcagcacGCGGTGTcgcagagcgcgagagaaaacgcgagaaaacgcagacaccgGAGGATGCGcagcagatgcagaggaTGCAGCAGAACCCAACGACGCAGACCagcaggaaaaggaaggagagagagacgacacagagagaggagaacgagcaAGTGAGTCACGGcgtggaagaggagaagaagacggagaagaagaagagttcgTGAGAGGGAAGGTGACCCTCGCTGCTTGGGCGCagccaagagagacagacgcgccaGCGACGTCGCGTCGGAGAACCGAGGCTCTTCGCGGCGACGCGCAtccagaaggagagacaaaagagagtcgagaagaagacgaagaagagaaggaagctgtCGTCGGCTTTCTTGAGGTGTGAGGACTGTGGAAGCGTCGCGAAAAGACATGAACGCCTCCCTTACAGACAGAGAAGTGCGTTGGGTTCAGgctgaaagaagagacgcggggTGAAGGTGATGTCCACCGCGGCAGCCGCCAAGGAGAGACCCTGTGAGAAGCCGAGGCGGTGGTGACAGCACGGAGAACGGGCCAAAGGACTACGCCAGGCGAGAGCGGATTGAGCGACAACTGGCGCTCTGGCGGCTTGTCTGTCCGTTGgtggggagaggaggaaacagaagactcTGAGGAACTTGGCAGAGCTCTTCTCCATTTGAAACAATGAGGCACGCGTACaacaggagaaggagagagagatctgtgagaggaagaagagagaaatctgtgagaagaaggagggggaGATCTatgagaggaagcagacagcaGTCCctgagagggaggagagataGTGCTgtgagaggaaggagagaaaggcagggatggagacgcagcagagaggagggaggacCGACACcggaaagaaggcagacggcGAGATGACGCaggtgaagaggaaagagaagagaagtgaCGGCGACAGGGAAAGGTCGGACGAACGAAGCAAGAaggggaggggagagagcgacgagatgTCGCAAAggcgaaagacgagagacaacgCGTAGGCAGGGATCTTCGTCGCCTGAATCTCTCGGTAGTCTTCCAGAAGCGGCAGCACGAGAGGTCCACAGAGGCGAGCAGGGAGACCGACTCTGTCGTGTAAGCGAAAGGGGAACCCATTTTGACACACTACGAAGGAGCTGTTCTCcgacgacgagagaaagagacgaatcGGGGAAGCTGGAAACGGGAGGAAGCCAACgacaagaaaacacaaaTCAAACaagaaagtggaaggaaaagagTCAGATGACCAGATCCACACGCGCCCCTCGACCAACGCCCAATCTGGGTAAAGGTGCGCCCGGAatttcgggtgtacatacaccccacgCGAAAGCGGACAGACGGACGGAAGAACAAATCGAAGAAGAACGTCGTCTTTCTGCCAAGAACTCAGCAGAAGCGGCCACGCTTttgagaggagacgaggaggaaagcCTGACcttttcttgcatgcagtttgtgTCTTCCAAGTTTGCGGGGACGAGGCGCCGGCTCGAAACACCGGCTGCGATTCACGATCACGTTTCTTCGATTTTCTTTTGCAGGCGGGATGGCAACTCACCGGAAGACTTGTTTCCTTTCAGATGTGTCGCTGTTgactctccactttctctcctgatctggcttctcttgtctcccgCTTCTGAACAGCATGCGATACACTGGGGTGGATATACTTCGCAAGCTGGCGTCGCGCTTTGACCTGGGTCGAGACGTTTTTCGTCGACTTGTGATTCGCTTCTTCCGGGCTTGTGGAGCTCCTTGCCTTTATTGTGTGTGCATTTTTGTCCATTTTcagtttcttttcctcccaGAGATGCCCAACGAATTACCTCGCGTCTGAGTCTCTCCAGCCACAGTCCCGCTGCAGcccttcgtcttcagttCTCTTAAAAATTCCCGGCTTTCGTATTCAACTTTCTTGTTcacttgcctctctcttctttgtctctgcgcGTATTCGTCCTCGCTACTGATCGTTTCCCCACCTTTACAAACAGTTGCCGCTCCTCAATTCCGTCTCCTTGATCTCCTTatccctcgtcttctccgtctctgccaCCGCCTGCTTCATCTCattgtctgtttcttcttctctattCAAGATGACGGCGTTAAACACCcgtgcttctctccaggGGCGAGTCTTCACAGCtacagaagcgagaagaatgGCCTGGCGCTCCGCTTcggcctttccttcttccggctgtctctcgaccttctcggcctctccgtctccccagctcgtcacctctctctcttctgttcatcctttttccttctctgtcgctccatcgtcctcctgcgtctcgtcgcattcgcttctctctccagccgGTTGCGcccgtcgcttctcctcgcgttgtcgtctcttccccctGCCTCTGAGTGCAagctccctttcttcttcacgtccgtcggctgtctccgtctgttcttcctctctctcgtgctcttctgcttccgcgCGCTTTGCCTCTTCGGCCTCCTCGCCGCTGCGGCAGACAGCAAcggccgcggctgctggtAGGGCCGCGGCAGCTGCGGCGAAGCgccgcgaagaaaggaaactcCGAGAGAGATGGATGAGATTGCAGAAAGGCCTGAAAGTCGGAGGAACTGTCGGAGCGATCTTCGTCGTGACCGCAGGTCAGAATCTGTCGAGGAAAGAGCGTTTTGTAcgtcgctttttctctcgagaaaCACGCAACAGAACATGCTTCACATTCAAAAAGAGGCTCATGGCCGTCGGAGCCAGGAGGTCTCCAGTCGTGTGCATACACCCCAGAACAACAGTCCTCTCGCTTGTCGAGTGTATTGACACCACAGACACCGGGGTGGAGCCGTGGAAGCGTATGCGGCGAACGTTGTGTTGAGCGTTTGAGAGACCGCGTGAAACTGCCGTGGGATTCTCCACAAGCATACGAATCGTGAAGCTTTTTTTCGTAGCTTTCCGTACCTGAAAACATCATACGTGCTTTCCCTAATCTGTTGTTTGCACCCTTCAGGCAGCCTTGCgtggtttctctcttccctcaaACGCCGCCACCCTCCGCCTCCTGTTGACCCCGACATGTCCCTCCCTTTCCCCCTCGCTGATGAGCTCTGTATCTCTCCTGTaccgctctcttctctcccgacctcgtctgtctcctcatcACCTTGTTCTGCTTGTTGCTCTCGTGactcttctttgtcttgcGCTTCCACCTGTGCGTCGAATTGTGCGTTGAcatgttcttctcgttcctgtTCGTGCGGTTCTGAGGGCTCGGGGTCGCGGTCGTTGCCGAATGTGTATCCCTCTCCAGAGGCGCTGACGGAGCTCTCAGAAAAGTATCCTTTCTTCCCCGCGTCGAAGGAGCTGTTTCTCAAGGCAGCGTCTCACGTTCTGCCTCTCGAGTACCACCTTCATCTGCGGAACGCGTTTTGCCGCTACTTGGCTCTGCGCCTCTCAGAAGACGTATGCAAGTGTAGGAGCCCCCCGTCTCATCAGTCTCCtcacggcgagaagaaggagcaggagGGGAGTGCATGCCAGCGAGGGGAGCGCGTTCTGACGGCGGACAAGGTGAAGGCAACCATGAGAGAAATCTGGGAGTTTCTGGGCGTGTCTACTgagcgcgaaggcgacgacggcgcacacaccttcttctccctgatTGACTTCGACTCGGAAATCGAGGCGTTCCTGACTCGTCTGCAGATGCcgccttccgcttctccgtcttcgtcttgtcCTTCACcttcccctttttcttcgagtgTGGAGGAGTTTGcggagagagtgaaagagaaGATCTCCGACGTGCTCCTGACGAACtggcagagacaaagattCTTCGATCCTCTCACTTTCAAGAGAAGTTCTTTCACCCGCCGCATTTCCCACGAAGCCGCAGGCCGAGACGTAGGCACACCAGCGCCCTCCTTCTCCTACGCCGACGTCGACCTTTCTCGCTACGGCAGGTAACTCTCGAAGCGCTTGTCCAAGAGTCGCTGCCGCGCCGGGGTTCCGTCCCTCGAGCACTGCGGGCAAGTTTGTGTGATGCGCATGCGAAGAGACTCGCACTagtgttttttcttgtcgGCGGCGGGCAACTCAAGTCGAACTCTACCTCAGGTCAAGACGCGGAACTCGACGAGTGTGTCTGTATCCTGTCTTCACCTCCTAATATGCGAGAAAAGCCTTTCCGGTGCAGTGGAAGTCAACACACTCCCGGGGCAGAGAGGTCGAGATTCTTGTGCCAAACCTGGTGCCACCGTCAGTCACCGAGTGACGCAAGCAGCTTTCGTGGGTTCTGCACAATGCCATCACGGTGATCTGCAGAACTCGCAGTTCTCCGCCGCCACGGTAACTATGGCGTTCACGCTGCGGCCTTCCCCTGAATTTGAGGCGTTAAGCTGCTCctcgtgtctttttctctcggagaACGGCCTCGGGAAAGGACAGCGCTTGCGGCGCAGGGGTGCAGACGGAaaagtcgagagaaacaagcaaTTCGAAACCAGAAATATGTCCTTCgacct contains the following coding sequences:
- a CDS encoding Phytanoyl-CoA dioxygenase (PhyH) superfamily protein (encoded by transcript TGME49_313970~Predicted trans-membrane domain (TMHMM2.0):166-189) → MTALNTRASLQGRVFTATEARRMAWRSASAFPSSGCLSTFSASPSPQLVTSLSSVHPFSFSVAPSSSCVSSHSLLSPAGCARRFSSRCRLFPLPLSASSLSSSRPSAVSVCSSSLSCSSASARFASSASSPLRQTATAAAAGRAAAAAAKRREERKLRERWMRLQKGLKVGGTVGAIFVVTAGSLAWFLSSLKRRHPPPPVDPDMSLPFPLADELCISPVPLSSLPTSSVSSSPCSACCSRDSSLSCASTCASNCALTCSSRSCSCGSEGSGSRSLPNVYPSPEALTELSEKYPFFPASKELFLKAASHVLPLEYHLHLRNAFCRYLALRLSEDVCKCRSPPSHQSPHGEKKEQEGSACQRGERVLTADKVKATMREIWEFLGVSTEREGDDGAHTFFSLIDFDSEIEAFLTRLQMPPSASPSSSCPSPSPFSSSVEEFAERVKEKISDVLLTNWQRQRFFDPLTFKRSSFTRRISHEAAGRDVGTPAPSFSYADVDLSRYGRCASPSPASSSSVPPSSSSSLLSSVVSFFLRPFSTRPSSPPAVSKADSPSSSSPSPSSSLSSEPLFLGTHQIQKAVASLKEYGVCIIRGGLTRQQLDVLQRTLHTDEAMAMSSAMAMQAEDPNVWCTRPTTGRLHCLLRGTLLEAPLADAQRVWMPVVFSYLPCDARGGFSSEPDARLTSAWKGAKSADPAAGETATRGERGVTDISAADDELDDGRADPKKGLLAVSELSKRLFVSDMQTVDADPLAIIQPWHRDTSARSLTVLVPLCDLNEANGPTELLPRSHILCPSKPVGWKEKLDIWRGFFTGLLCATGGSLRPTLKAGDILIYDSRVLHRGLGNATWHSRPVLAFRYDYEDQPPPGEYAKRWKSQRTFLFGRAVERLLGLYNQL
- a CDS encoding ribosomal protein L19 protein (encoded by transcript TGME49_313960), which produces MGSPFAYTTESVSLLASVDLSCCRFWKTTERFRRRRSLPTRCLSSFAFATSRRSLPSPSCFVRPTFPCRRHFSSLSSSPASSRRLPSFRCRSSLLSAASPSLPFSPSSHSTISPPSQGLLSASSHRSPPPSSHRFLSSSSHRSLSPSPVVRVPHCFKWRRALPSSSESSVSSSPHQRTDKPPERQLSLNPLSPGVVLWPVLRAVTTASASHRVSPWRLPRWTSPSPRVSSFSLNPTHFSVCKGGVHVFSRRFHSPHTSRKPTTASFSSSSSSRLSFVSPSGCASPRRASVLRRDVAGASVSLGCAQAARVTFPLTNSSSSPSSSPLPRRDSLARSPLSVSSLSPSFSCWSASLGSAASSASAAHPPVSAFSRVFSRALRHRVLPSSLPNRLFSVDNRETTRFWPPPLQKEEDERRGAFVESCLQPSGKASLLQPPQCLPRAPSHLAKLMEEEERLRLYRHLKKEERDAATLNKFGIWAGEPIADTPAAKMQPLVARTCRQTMRHLQQIEIERLDKQRNFQVPLFGPGDLMEVKYELSRSQQTFATFQGYCVEVRKKRLNSSFVLRNSYEGIGVEQRIPLYSPRIISLKVVSSCASPTQDFLLERHKPLTRDYRYKWKYNFRGRWSRRIGKHKPGIRSVEKKIRQRIVRIRKRYMGQRIEAGLPPYVWGGPYPQYGRKRSLFIRGEMYRRMLIYSFDERRRRAEKLRKRRQAVKWGVFKLRQPSVPPALTALPTYHPLYPGNLPK